TCCGCTTTACATCATTGATCATTCATAACTCATAACTCCAAACGTTTTACAAAACAGACATGGAAAGCACACATAATGATTGCTTGTGTAAAAATTGTCTCAGGCCACAAGGTAGTTGCAGTTTCCCTCAGAAGCCCGTTTTGACTGTGAAACGATACAAATGTTTGACATATTATTCATATATATTGATATTATTACATATACGCCACAAATTGATCGataagacattttaaaatttaaagtCAAGGATAATACAGTAGTTgttgaaatgttacatttttccCCAATATACCACAATGTAGGCAAATGGCTTGAGATGTAAAGTCATGGGAaaagatacattttatttggtatGTATCACTAACATGACAACACTTGTGGGATTTGGGGAAATTTCCATTAGCATACTTcctgtgtgtgtactgtattagAGCAGACTGAAAGAACACAACAAATCTAACAAATCTCACTTTTTCTGTATTTGTGAGTTGAGTGTGGAACCCACAACCCGTGCATTTCCCGCGAGCGGACCCGTccccctaaaaaacaaaaacacttataATGGCGGTCAACTATACATGGATTTTCGCTATTCACAGCCCGGCCCAGTCCCTGATCCCGCGAATAACGGGGGTCGGTGTTTCGGAATTGCAACGTTTTCTACTGCGCAAATCATAATTCTTCGACTGAATAGAGTTATGAACGCTCACGGGTTCGTCACTCACTTTCTGACATCAGACAAAAAAGCTTGACCTATTGGTGCCGCCAAGCGTCTGGCTAAATCCTAATCCGGTTATATAAAACGTCTATCCTTTCGGTACCACGCCACACGACAAAGTTGTCCCTGGTGGCAGCACCATGATCATCATCGTCGACCTGCTACTGATGCTCATCGACCTGACCTACGCCATCCTGGCCGCCGTGGTGCAGACGTTCCTGCGGCCCAGGCTCAAGAGCATCGAAGGGGAGCTATGCCTGATCACCGGGGCCGGGGGTGCCCTGGGTCGCCTATTCGCCCTGGAGTTCGCCAAAGAGGGCGCCCGCCTGGTTCTGTGGGATTGCAACGCGGCCGCCAACGAGCGCACCGCCCAGCTGGCCCGGGAGCTGGGTGTCAAGGTGCACGCCTACACGGTGGACCTGTCCCGGCGGGAGAGCATCTACGAGACGGCGGGGCGGGTGAGGACGGAGGTCGGGGACGTGTCCATGCTGGTCAACAACGCGGGCGTGGTGGCCGGCAGGAGGCTACTCGAATGCCCCGACGAGCTTTTGGAACGCACCCTGCTCGTCAACTGCCACGCTTTGTTCTGGGTGAGTTTCGACCCGGCCACACAAATAGCCCGATACTTGCGAGCAGAGTGGGCGAACGTACTTTGCCAAACCATAATATATAACTATTTATGTCAAATGTAACTTGACAACGTTTTTCaagtaaaattaaaatgttataaAGGTACAAGTAACCAAGTACAGTCTCTGCAATGTGCGTCAGTATACAATCAGTTACctgtatatactgtaatacCAGTGGTGTGACAAAACGAGGTATAAATACGCCattactgtacttaagtagTTTTTAGGTATGTCtggtttattttttgtatttattttttgacatgagaAACCTACCTACATGCATCATTCTTATGTGGGTCCATGCTGGGGAAACCATATGAACCATCTACTCGCTTGACATGAGTTATGTAACATCTATTCAGTTGGTATTTGTGCACTAGAGTGTGAAGGAAGCAGGCGCTCCAACATATCCCCCGTGAGGCCTTAATGATCATTGTGGATAGGAGGCAGTTTCCTGTACAGCGAGGCTGAGCAAATCCTTGTGCTCAAATGCGAAGGGCCGTGTATACGTTGCCCACCTTTTCTATGGGGCGCTGGTGCTCACCAAAACATCCAGTTAAAGCATGTGAATCTAACGATGATCCGCTTACAGCTCCGGTCTTGTGCTAAAATATGAAAGCTCATTGTAACGGCACAACACACATAATGGGATTTAGCGATCATAACATTAGGCACTCCAGCACAATCTCGTGACATGCAAGAGACATGTTTAATATGTTATCCCTCACACACACCATGTTCACTAAGGTATAAGCAAAACTGCACAGAACACCTTAAGTGCAATACTCAAACCACACGACAAGAGTAACATTTTCTTTCTAACTCAGATGACCAAGGCCTTCTTGCCTCAGATGAAAGCAAAGAACCACGGTCACATAGTAACCGTTGCCAGTGCCCTTGGCCTCTTCAGCACCGCATGTGTGGAGGTAAGACAAAAGAGTTTCAAGACTTCTCAAAAGTAGGCGTTCTCAAAGTGTGGTTAAGTAGCACTACACAGGATCGCCCTCGTGGTACATGAGTCACAGACTTAAAAAGGTTCAAGCTGTACATATTGgtgtcaagacatttttttaacccagTTATTACATTTAAGCGCAGTTCAGTTGTAGTTATTTACCTTTTAGATACAATGCacaatttcaatttaatttatcAGGCGGTGGAAGTTATTTCTTAGAGAGCAGTGATTCGTACGAAGACGGTTAATGAATCATAGCTAAATGGATGGTGCCCcacaattgttttcatttttaatacgaTACCGATGACCAGGACTGCCTTAAGACATTGACACACTTTCTGCAGGATTACTGTGCCAGTAAATTTGGGGCGGTCGGTTTCCACGAGTCACTGACCCATGAGTTGCTGGCAGAGGATCTGGATGGAATTAAAACCACGCTAGTTTGTCCTTACATCGTGGACACAGGGATGTTCGCAGGCTGCGAAATAAGGTGAAATTCAAGaggagatgattttattttcaaggtGATACagttctataaatacatttggattTTCAGGAAGGAGCTTCGCAGTCTAATCCCACCTCTGGAGCCTCTGTACACCGTTCAGCAGTCCATGACAGCCATTTTGGCAGAACAGCAAATGATCTGCATCCCTCGCCTTATGTACATCCCATTTTTGACACGAGCGTAAGTGCAGCTCATTTTTCACACTAATTCCTCGACAGCTGAATATAACCGCCTTGGGATCACGACGGCAACTTATGGTGTTGTACTCTCTTCCTCCGTAGTTTATTACCATGGGACGCAAACCTTGCCACGTATCGCTTCATGGGAGGAGACAAATGTATGCTGCCCTTCATCAAGAACGTTGAACAGAGGACATGCAACGGCCATGTCAAATCATCATGAGACTACCTTTGTTGTGTCTACActatttaatttctttttcttatttttgctgtAATGGAATGTATGATTACAACAAATTTTAAGTGAGAACTAGCTATTTTTTACATGACATCTCAGAACGTGAcagcaataaaacaacaatcgTGCGGTTTCCATTTTTGGCCTAGTATATACAACGAACAAATTTGAAAAGTCAGCAAAATGCAATTGAGTATGTCCGACTTCGAGCAGCCCAACATATaagaacataaaatgataattcaCATTTGAGAATATGATGAAGAGACCCAAGGTAGGACAACCAAGTGATGCGGAGGCCATGACAAATCTATACAagtgcctcttttttttattcacatgaTAAACAGTGTCAAAACAGACTAAACATGAATAAAGCTACAGGAAACATGCAACACAAAATTCAAAACATACAAAGAGCCAACTCAAAATCAATTGTTCCATTTCTTTTGCCAaagcggggaggggggtgttgATTGATGGACTTTTGGCCTCATGACAAACGCAAGAGTTCGAAAGCAAAATCGCATGTGTTAGGCTAGCGTTTGGTCATGTCTTTAAAAcacttaaaaacaaatcatcgcaatcggagaaaacccaaagaTGTGTATGATTACCTGTGGGGGAATTCCACGATTTGATGGTCAAGTGTGTAAAGATTACGGCGTCCTTTTCAACCGAACAGCATTGTCTTTCAGACCAGTTGCACATTGGCTCCCTGTAAATAAGCCTGCAGGAACCGGAGGGCGTCGGCGTTCAGACTGCTACTCAGCATTGATGGAACCTGCAcccaaaaatgaacaatcaatTACAGAAGCCTCAACGTAAACGTTTCGCCCTCCACAATGAACATACCCTTCCCGGACAGGCCGTCGAAAGCTTGTGGAGCGAATGGGCCAACAATATTTTCGGGTTGCTGACAGCATCTCCGATAGGGTCGTGCTCCTTCTTCCCAGCAAAGGCCAGCTGTGAGAAAGCAGTCTGATAGCCGGGCGTTTCTTCAATGTCGATGAAATGCTCGTCGTCCGGGATGctgtcgtcttcgggcagctcAAAGAGACCAATGAGGGCCTGGAGCAGCGGGGGCCTGACCCAACACATAATCTGTTAACTAGGTTGGCCATTTCAGGAATGTCATTTTGTAAGAACCAGAGTATCAGCAAGGAGTAATCCTCCAGccatttatttcataaaacgCCGCACACACTTGGACTAAAATAAATACGGTAGGTAAACGCGAAAGGGGCTGACCGCTTACCAGAGCTTAGTGTACTCCGTGTCCATCATGGCGGGACATTCAGTGAGGACCTTTGTGATTCCAACAGCACAGATCTTTTTCTCAACTGTTCCAGACACTTTCTGAACCTCCGGAATAAAGATTTTCTCCAAGACCATGCCAAACATTCTGTCCAAAACAGACGAGATTTAGCTAATTTGGGACACAATACGTTGAATGACACCGATTAAGATTCCATTTTTAATCAAAAGCTGAGTAGAGGTTATTGTAATGGTGACTTGTTCGAATGAGACATACTTGGGCTGGATGCTGTCAAAAATCTCCTGAAGCGCAATAGCGCCGTACTTGACACAATACAGGTTGACAAATACCAAGAAACCTGTGagtataagaagaaaaaaaaggaaaaagaaaaaaatcatttaggaTGGTTGATCAACTGCTGCGTTCATTGACATGACGAGGCTGACGACGCTTTGGAAGGTTCATGAGGTGAAGCGAAATGACTGTACTCACTCTTGATGAACTTGGTGGTTTTGGAGCTTTGCAGTCTCTGGAAGAGCAGAATGAAGATTTGTTTCCTGTACTGAGTGAGGGATTCTCtggcaaaaacaacagaaagtaaAACATCATGGCCGGTTCGAGCAGAGTCGTCACCACTCAAAGTGCAAAAGGGGCTGAGACGAGAGCCGACTTACGGGGGCATGTGCTCGATAATGCTGTTGAGAAGGTAGAATCCTTGGTGGTCGTTGGCCTTGGAGGCAATAAGTTTTTGGAAAACACCAAGCAGTCCAGGCTGACGAGAAAACATCGAGTCAACTACATTTAAGTGCCTCGAAGAACTGATTTATGCGCTCAAAACATTAAGTACACACTTATGATAGGTATAAGATATATACAAATGCTTCGCTATCAGGGTGCTCATCACAGTGTTTAGTAAGAAGCAAATGCTCTTCACTAGATGATGGAGAGTacaaaaaattttaattttgtgttttgtttttttcttttttctttttgaggacAAATGTAAAACATTGTAACCAAGTGCGACATTATCTTGTGTACAAAACTGCCATATCACGTACTATTTTATCAGCAGCAGATGCAGCAATAGTGGCTCCTCCTTTTTCCATGTAGGCCTGAAGCAGGCGCACCAGAGGCGGGATGTTGCCCGTGCGCTCCCACAAAACAGGCTGCAGCAGGTGAGGGAATAGAGCCATGTAGGAAGAGGGAATCGAGTTGGAATGCATCTCCAGGAGGAGAGACATCACCTGGAATACGTACGGCAGAAactctgcaaaacaaagtcgAAAAGTGGAGATGAACTCACGCGCCTCAGTCGGCCAACGGTAACTGTATGTCTGCAAAGATGTTATCTGGGTAACAAAAAACTTGGATGGCGGAAACGCACCCTGGACATCGTTCTGGAGGATCTCCGTGAAAACTGGGAAGAGAGCTTCCTCGAAACTGCCAACGGTGGCGGGGTTAGCCTTGCAGGTGATCCGGACAGACAGGCAGAGAGACTCAAACAGGTAGTGGTTAAAGTGAGGCTTGCTGGGGTTCTGAGAGGGACAAATCAGAAGACTCCATCATATTTCCAAATACGAACGAGCATTTTTGCGCAAGTCTCTTAACAGCGAGTGAGTGCAGGGTTACCTTGCTGACTAAAAGAAGCTTCTGAGTGAGCTGATCGATGAGAGTGGGAATGTAAGGAACGATGGATTCCTGGAGAAGTGAGAAGCTGCGCATGATggcttgggaagaaaaaaaaaagcaacgtcaAATAAATGTGCAGATGCTTGCCTGGTGAGCGTATATAGCGGACAACGGCGAGCACACCTTTCATGATGTATTCATTTTCGGATGAACCAGGATGTGCCATCGCCTTGAACAGGTTGGTGAGGAGCATCTCAGTAAAAGGAGCCATCTCCACAGGAGTGATGCTGAGAAACAAGAAgtcaaaaaaaagaggagacgTGACCATTATATCGGGACATGGGAGATTACATGAGTTGCAGCTCAACACTCACAGCGTTGCATTTTTTGGCCCCCTCATAGTAAACAGCCTCTCCAAAGCGTGCGCAGCATACGTGTGTTCCACGGTGCTCTCTGCCTGCAAGTGGGTGATCAAGAGCGGAACAGCCTGCAGCAGTTGCTCCTTCGGAAGCTGAAAGGGAAGCCCAAGTGAGTTGCTCGGCATCGGGATACGCGCATGCCATGGGGACTGCTCGAGTTTCGGCATACCTGGCTTCGGAAGATCATCACGTACTTGATGGCATCTGCCTTCAAGACTGGGAACTCATTAACTGCAACGATAATATCAAGAGCCTTGGATATTCATGTCAAAAGACATACAGTCCTTACACGATAATTGCGTTTTGACCACGTCATTTTGTATATACccggggtcggcaacccaaaaacGTTAAAAGAGCCGTATTGgaccagaacaaaaacaaaaaacaaacatgtccgcagccgcaaaaaattaaaagccttataatgaagtcaacacatgctgtatgtatcgatATTAGCCATATTAGCCTACTATGAAAATGACCAAGTTGGCTACAAAGgcagccactagggcggcgctaaagagccgcatgagGCCACGGGTTACCGACCTCCAGTATTTCCCATTGTTTGTTTATAAAAACCTATCGCTCGTTGCAGATTAGTTTGAGCATGATTTCTGAAACAGTGTGCGGGAAAAGctgctgcaaaaatgtattcGTGTGACCTAACTGATGCTTGCAGACATTTGCCACATCGTGGATGTACCGGTATTTACATACAAGTGCAAAGTGAGGAGACGTCTTACCATTCGGGGATTTGAGGTCTGTGAGAATGTGATTCACAAAAAACTCGGTCAAATTCACCAATTCATTGGCTTGAGTTATTccgtgctgggggggggggtggagaaataaaattaaataaataaaggtcgATGATGCAAACGCGACCGGTCGAGATCGTCTGAACAAAACTATCAGCAATACCTTCTGTGTCTGAGCTTTGGATGCCAGTGACGTGACTAAATAGATGGCGGCATCTTTGTGCTTCCAGTTGGCGCCGGGGTTCTTTGCGTACTCGGCCAGCATCGAGTTGACATATCCCGAGAAGATGGCAGTGACCGGGCCCTCGAAAAACTTACACAGACCCCTTACCAAGTCACAAGCCGCCCGACGGCGAGTGTCAATGTCTGAGAAGAGACGAAGGCCACGCATGGATAATATAGAACACAAAATGAGAAATATCCCGAACAAGGCattgcgtttttgttttttttcatctagcaTCATTACTTGAACGCAGGTTAATTAGCAGTAAAAATAACACTTggcaatgaaaaatgaatctaTTTTGAATTTCAAACAGTTGAATAAATCATCCGACATTACCAGAGCCTTCAAGGTCCCTCCGGATGTATTCTTCAGAGTTGTCTTCAAAAGCCTCCTCGTCCGCGCCTAATCAAGTATAGTAGCGTCGTGAGTCACAAGAAATCCAAGAGCGCATTGGAATTCGAGCTCATTTCCGCATAGCATCAAAGACTACAAATAAATCCCTCACTTACTTCTGAACTCCATGTTGGGCACAATGACCTTCTCGCAAATGCTAGTGAGCGTATTCTGATCCTCAAAGAGATTTTTGTAGTGCGGCCGTTCGCACACCGAGGCCAAAAACTGGATGGCATTGCTCACGAGCTGCGACAAAACGGAATGGGTCAAATGCCACCCTTGACGCCAAGCATGAAAACGTAACACCATGCAAACTTACCAGGTCATATTTAACTTCCTGGCCGGTCGAAACTAGAAGGTTCCAGATGGCAGTTACAAAGCGAGGAAGGTACGGCTGGAACTCTTCATCATACTTCTGAGCATAAAGGGCAGCGTTGTCACAGATCTGTGACTTGAGGAGCTCCAGGAGACCCGCTTCCTCCTCATCCTATGAAACCGAAAACGACAAGACACTTTAAGTCTCCTCTACAGGGATGAAAATACGCATTTGAGCTTCCAGAACGTTTGATCTTGTCACATACTTACATCTGTTTGCAAAAGTTTATTATCCAGAGTCAGAAGCGCATGGAAATTGGTCATCCAGGTTTCCATGTTATCTTCGAAAAATTCAGGAAGGTCCTGTGGAAATAACAGAATTTGGAGCAGCCTCAAGAGTAAGAAAGCACAGAACGATGGTTCTGGGTGACAGCTGATTTCTGGCCtttctttaatttttattttcatgttataTGCTAATGTACAGAACAGACCTGAAAGTTAAGACTGTAGAAAAGCTTGGAGATGAGTGTGAGTGAGGAGAAGAGCACTTTCAAGGCATTGACATCGGTAGCATGAGTCTGACACAACTCAATAGTGGCCTGCAATCAGAAAGAACAGCATTTAACGGGGCATACGGACAATGATGGTTTCAAAAGTGCAAACGCTTTGCCGGAATgcgaacaataataataagtttCGACAAACCTTGAACAACTCCGTCAGAGGTAAGGCAAATGTTTCGAGAACTAATTTGATCTCCAACCAAAGCTCATTTGACTTAAATTCATGACGATACCTGGGAAGGATAAACCAAtaggtcaagaaaaaaaa
The DNA window shown above is from Hippocampus zosterae strain Florida chromosome 9, ASM2543408v3, whole genome shotgun sequence and carries:
- the LOC127608018 gene encoding retinol dehydrogenase 10-B-like, encoding MIIIVDLLLMLIDLTYAILAAVVQTFLRPRLKSIEGELCLITGAGGALGRLFALEFAKEGARLVLWDCNAAANERTAQLARELGVKVHAYTVDLSRRESIYETAGRVRTEVGDVSMLVNNAGVVAGRRLLECPDELLERTLLVNCHALFWMTKAFLPQMKAKNHGHIVTVASALGLFSTACVEDYCASKFGAVGFHESLTHELLAEDLDGIKTTLVCPYIVDTGMFAGCEIRKELRSLIPPLEPLYTVQQSMTAILAEQQMICIPRLMYIPFLTRALLPWDANLATYRFMGGDKCMLPFIKNVEQRTCNGHVKSS
- the cse1l gene encoding exportin-2 isoform X1, coding for MRNSVTAQFFLLQTFESWHVATMELNDANLQTLTEFLRKTLNPDPTVRRPAEKFLESVEGNQNYPILLLTLLEKSQDNVIRVCAAVTFKNYIKRNWRIVEDEPNKISEQDRTTVKANIVNLMLSSPEQIQKQLSDAISIIGREDFPQKWPDLLTEMVTRFQSGDFHIINGVLRTAHSLFKRYRHEFKSNELWLEIKLVLETFALPLTELFKATIELCQTHATDVNALKVLFSSLTLISKLFYSLNFQDLPEFFEDNMETWMTNFHALLTLDNKLLQTDDEEEAGLLELLKSQICDNAALYAQKYDEEFQPYLPRFVTAIWNLLVSTGQEVKYDLLVSNAIQFLASVCERPHYKNLFEDQNTLTSICEKVIVPNMEFRSADEEAFEDNSEEYIRRDLEGSDIDTRRRAACDLVRGLCKFFEGPVTAIFSGYVNSMLAEYAKNPGANWKHKDAAIYLVTSLASKAQTQKHGITQANELVNLTEFFVNHILTDLKSPNVNEFPVLKADAIKYVMIFRSQLPKEQLLQAVPLLITHLQAESTVEHTYAAHALERLFTMRGPKNATLITPVEMAPFTEMLLTNLFKAMAHPGSSENEYIMKAIMRSFSLLQESIVPYIPTLIDQLTQKLLLVSKNPSKPHFNHYLFESLCLSVRITCKANPATVGSFEEALFPVFTEILQNDVQEFLPYVFQVMSLLLEMHSNSIPSSYMALFPHLLQPVLWERTGNIPPLVRLLQAYMEKGGATIAASAADKIPGLLGVFQKLIASKANDHQGFYLLNSIIEHMPPESLTQYRKQIFILLFQRLQSSKTTKFIKSFLVFVNLYCVKYGAIALQEIFDSIQPKMFGMVLEKIFIPEVQKVSGTVEKKICAVGITKVLTECPAMMDTEYTKLWPPLLQALIGLFELPEDDSIPDDEHFIDIEETPGYQTAFSQLAFAGKKEHDPIGDAVSNPKILLAHSLHKLSTACPGRVPSMLSSSLNADALRFLQAYLQGANVQLV
- the cse1l gene encoding exportin-2 isoform X2 produces the protein MELNDANLQTLTEFLRKTLNPDPTVRRPAEKFLESVEGNQNYPILLLTLLEKSQDNVIRVCAAVTFKNYIKRNWRIVEDEPNKISEQDRTTVKANIVNLMLSSPEQIQKQLSDAISIIGREDFPQKWPDLLTEMVTRFQSGDFHIINGVLRTAHSLFKRYRHEFKSNELWLEIKLVLETFALPLTELFKATIELCQTHATDVNALKVLFSSLTLISKLFYSLNFQDLPEFFEDNMETWMTNFHALLTLDNKLLQTDDEEEAGLLELLKSQICDNAALYAQKYDEEFQPYLPRFVTAIWNLLVSTGQEVKYDLLVSNAIQFLASVCERPHYKNLFEDQNTLTSICEKVIVPNMEFRSADEEAFEDNSEEYIRRDLEGSDIDTRRRAACDLVRGLCKFFEGPVTAIFSGYVNSMLAEYAKNPGANWKHKDAAIYLVTSLASKAQTQKHGITQANELVNLTEFFVNHILTDLKSPNVNEFPVLKADAIKYVMIFRSQLPKEQLLQAVPLLITHLQAESTVEHTYAAHALERLFTMRGPKNATLITPVEMAPFTEMLLTNLFKAMAHPGSSENEYIMKAIMRSFSLLQESIVPYIPTLIDQLTQKLLLVSKNPSKPHFNHYLFESLCLSVRITCKANPATVGSFEEALFPVFTEILQNDVQEFLPYVFQVMSLLLEMHSNSIPSSYMALFPHLLQPVLWERTGNIPPLVRLLQAYMEKGGATIAASAADKIPGLLGVFQKLIASKANDHQGFYLLNSIIEHMPPESLTQYRKQIFILLFQRLQSSKTTKFIKSFLVFVNLYCVKYGAIALQEIFDSIQPKMFGMVLEKIFIPEVQKVSGTVEKKICAVGITKVLTECPAMMDTEYTKLWPPLLQALIGLFELPEDDSIPDDEHFIDIEETPGYQTAFSQLAFAGKKEHDPIGDAVSNPKILLAHSLHKLSTACPGRVPSMLSSSLNADALRFLQAYLQGANVQLV
- the cse1l gene encoding exportin-2 isoform X3; its protein translation is MRNSVTAQFFLLQTFESWHVATMELNDANLQTLTEFLRKTLNPDPTVRRPAEKFLESVEGNQNYPILLLTLLEKSQDNVIRVCAAVTFKNYIKRNWRIVEDEPNKISEQDRTTVKANIVNLMLSSPEQIQKQLSDAISIIGREDFPQKWPDLLTEMVTRFQSGDFHIINGVLRTAHSLFKRYRHEFKSNELWLEIKLVLETFALPLTELFKATIELCQTHATDVNALKVLFSSLTLISKLFYSLNFQDLPEFFEDNMETWMTNFHALLTLDNKLLQTDDEEEAGLLELLKSQICDNAALYAQKYDEEFQPYLPRFVTAIWNLLVSTGQEVKYDLLVSNAIQFLASVCERPHYKNLFEDQNTLTSICEKVIVPNMEFRSADEEAFEDNSEEYIRRDLEGSDIDTRRRAACDLVRGLCKFFEGPVTAIFSGYVNSMLAEYAKNPGANWKHKDAAIYLVTSLASKAQTQKHGITQANELVNLTEFFVNHILTDLKSPNVNEFPVLKADAIKYVMIFRSQLPKEQLLQAVPLLITHLQAESTVEHTYAAHALERLFTMRGPKNATLITPVEMAPFTEMLLTNLFKAMAHPGSSENEYIMKAIMRSFSLLQESIVPYIPTLIDQLTQKLLLVSKNPSKPHFNHYLFESLCLSVRITCKANPATVGSFEEALFPVFTEILQNDVQEFLPYVFQVMSLLLEMHSNSIPSSYMALFPHLLQPVLWERTGNIPPLVRLLQAYMEKGGATIAASAADKIPGLLGVFQKLIASKANDHQGFYLLNSIIEHMPPIPHSVQETNLHSALPETAKLQNHQVHQEFLGICQPVLCQVRRYCASGDF